One Streptomyces puniciscabiei DNA window includes the following coding sequences:
- a CDS encoding YoaK family protein — protein MNPHGPGTERDPAHPPRLLGVLTVLTMVTGLVDAISYLGLGHVFTANMTGNVVIIAFALVGAPGFSLPASVISLAAFFVGAVAAGRMELALRRRPRHHWLRACLAVEAGLLGVASAVAFALPSGVRYSVIALTALAMGMRNGTVRKLAVPDMTTTVLTLTVTGLAFDSSLAGGTNPRALRRVAAVVVMLAGALLGGWLVLHHDLGWPLLISAITVAATVLVLRPLPDKGT, from the coding sequence ATGAACCCACATGGTCCCGGCACGGAACGCGATCCTGCCCACCCGCCCCGGCTGCTGGGAGTGCTCACTGTTCTGACGATGGTGACCGGGCTCGTGGACGCCATCAGCTATCTGGGCCTCGGGCATGTCTTCACTGCGAACATGACCGGCAATGTGGTGATCATCGCATTCGCGCTGGTGGGCGCACCGGGCTTCTCGTTGCCTGCATCGGTGATCTCCCTGGCCGCGTTCTTCGTCGGAGCCGTGGCGGCAGGCCGCATGGAACTGGCGCTGCGCCGTCGTCCGCGCCACCACTGGCTGCGAGCCTGCCTTGCGGTGGAGGCAGGGCTGCTGGGGGTGGCCAGTGCTGTGGCTTTTGCCCTCCCGTCCGGGGTCAGGTATTCCGTGATCGCCTTGACCGCGCTCGCTATGGGGATGCGCAACGGTACGGTGCGCAAGCTGGCCGTTCCGGATATGACAACCACGGTCCTGACCTTGACGGTCACCGGTCTCGCCTTCGATTCCTCCCTCGCCGGCGGCACCAATCCACGTGCCCTACGGCGCGTCGCCGCGGTGGTGGTGATGCTCGCAGGCGCGCTGCTGGGAGGCTGGCTCGTCCTGCACCATGATCTGGGCTGGCCGCTGCTGATCAGTGCCATCACCGTGGCGGCCACCGTTCTTGTTTTGAGGCCCCTTCCCGACAAAGGCACGTAG